A stretch of DNA from bacterium:
CGGGAACAGGTGGATAAGACGACTGGGGTCAAGTGCACGGAATGGCAGGAGGAAATCAAGGCGGCGCAAATGCAGGCCCACCGTGTGAAGGAGTCACTGACCGGGGAGGAACGCGCGCACATTCGCGACCTCATCGCCACCAATGGGATGGCGGCCACCTTTGTCAATCCGGCCTTCACACCGGCCTATGGCAGTGGCTGTGAGACGGAGATCCGGCGCTACCTCATGCTGCAGAATATTCCCAATCCGCAAATCGATCAGATTCTGATGCTGTTGCGAACCTATCAGTCTTCTGCCATCATGACGCCTGAATCCGTGAGGAAAAAAACGGATCCCCTGCAGCGCAGCGCGGAAATCATCGAGAAATCAGCTGAGGATACATTCAGATGAGAAGGCGATGAGGGCCTGATAAGGGACGGTTTGTTTGTCCCTTATGACTTAAATCAATCGAGTTTTGGCACGGATTCAGATAAGAATTATTCTTGGTTCCGGCTACGCCGGGTTAGGAGGACTCGAAAATGTCAAAGCGAGCTAAAAACAGGGCGACAACGGTTGAGTGGGGGTGTCCGGCAATCAATGAGTCCACATGCATCAAGTGTGGACGGTGCGTCCGCATTTGCCCGTCGTTGTGCCTCCACATGAAGGACGGCAAGCCAGTTGCCGGCTCAAACGACACCTTTGGCTGTCTGGCCTGCGGCCATTGCATGGCGGTATGCCCGAGCGGTGCCATTCGCGTGACGGGCCGCGACATGACAGGGGGCGACGTCTTCCCCCTGCCGCCTCCGTCTGCCCGTGCCACTGCCGAAGCCCTTGAAGGGAGTCTCCAGGCGAGGCGAAGTGTGCGTCACTACGAGAGTCGGCCTGTCGAAAAAGCCGTCATTGAACGGCTGCTGGCCATGGCGTCTACCGCGCCCATGGGGTTTCCCCCTTCACCCGTGGGTGTGGTCGTGATCAACGGGAGGGAACGGGTTCAGGAACTGGCGGATGACCTGGTGGCCGTGTTCAGGAAATGGCTTTTTCTCAAAACCCCGGTCGGCTCTGTAGTGTTGCGTCTGATGATGGACAGGCTTTCGGCGGATCTGATGAGGAATTTTGTCCTGCCGGTTTCGGATACGATCATCAAGGCGAGGAAGGAGAACAAGGACCTGCTCTTCTACGATGCGCCTTGTGTCATTCTGTTCCACTACCCGATGAAGGACACCATCGAGCCGGCGCTCGCCTGCAGTTTTGCCACCCTGGCGGCAGAAGGGCTGGGATTGGGGAGTTGCATGATCGGAACGGTTGCTCCGGCTCTGCAAGGCGACCGAAAACTGAAGTCACGATGGGGCATTCCGGAAAAGCGGTTCCCGTCCATGGCCATGACGCTCGGCTACCCTTCAGTCACGTTTCTTAACGGGATCCGGCGTCGATTCGCATCCGTTGAATTCGTCGAATGAGCCCTGCAAGTCCCTGTTCGTCCCGGGTACGGCCTCCGGCTATAACATCCGCTCAATGGAGGCCCGCTTAGCGGCATAGAGTTTGCCGAAGCCGAGGCTGATCGCGGCATCGCAGAGTGTTAGCGCGTGTTCCAGCTCCCCGTCGTCAATGGCGATGGCGATCCCTCGTTCATATAAACGCATGGAGGGGCGTATTCGCGGAAGCGTTGCAATAATTCTTCCCGTGCGGTCGGCAGGTAGTCAGCCGCCCGGGCGAGCGCCTCGCGGCAGGTCTCCAGGTCGCCGGACTGGCAGGCATCCTCCGCCAGCAGGTCGTACAGGAAGAACTTCACGGCATTGGGCAGCGACGTGTTGCGTTCGCTGAATTTCAAGAGGTACTTTTTACCCTTTTCCGCCCCGCTGAACAGGGCTTCATTATGCCCCTCCATGAGATCCGTGAGGATCTCGGAGGGGGTCTTACGGATCGGTGTCGTGCGGTCAGCCATAAGGGCAGGATGACAGAACCAGACTGGGAGCTCAAGAAATGAGTCACGAGTCTAGAGCCAATAGGGGTTATGACTCACGACGAGCGATGCTGGGCGCTGCATCATTTCAACCTAGCCCAGCCTATCCGGCGCCAAAATAAGAGTTTTTACAGAAGATCGCAAAGGCCGCAAAGTTTGCTGCGGCGAAGACGCCGCAGCTGAACTAATGCAGATTGATTTTACATGGCGCCGATTCTGGAGATGTTGATTTCTATCTCCACCCGAGGCTGCGGCGTCTTCGCCGCAGACACCTTTGCGATCTTCGCGCGCTTCTGTTCAAATTCTTTTCTTTCGCGTGTTTCGTGGTTGAACGTTTATTTTTTGTTCACTGCGGCGCGAATCTCGGTGATGATCTGCTCGGCTGACGGGATCGTGTCGGGTGCACTTGTGCCCATCCGGTTCTTGGCAAAACCGATGGCCAGTCGCTCATCAATGAAGCCGAGGCCGATGGAGCCCCCCGCACCGCCGTGACCGAAGGCATTCTGATGGTCACGGTGAAAGCCATCATAAAAACTATAGCCTAGTCCGCGAATGACCTGATCAGGTTCCCCGTTGTTTGGGCCTTCCACGGCCTGCCGCAACCTGTCGGGGGAGATGAGTCTGACGCCGTCGACTTCGCCGATCAGGGCGGCATAGTGTTTTGCAATGGCCCTGGCGGTCATGATGCCGTTCGAGGCGGGAATGCAGCCCCGCCGCGCTTCGAGTTTATTGATCCAGGTTTCCAAGGGACAGACCAGTGGCGGGATCGAACGCCCGGCCACGATGTCGGGTGATGCGGGGGCCGGTGGCGGGGGTATCGGATTCGGGTTCGGGTCGGCCTCGAATATCGCCACGCGGGCATCTTCGGAGGCGGGAAGGCCGATGAACAGGGAGTTTTCAAGGCCGAGAGGCTGGCATATCTCCTCGCTGACAATCTTGAAGAAGTCGTTACCAATCGCCTGGCAGGCCGGTTCGCCCACGAGCCAGCTGAAGGTGATGGCGTGATAGTAGGTCCGGGTTCCGGGCGTCCAGAGCGGTGTGAGGCCGGCGACGAGTTCGCACATATGACGCCAATCGGTCAATTCGGCCAGTGTTTTGCAGTCAGGCATGTGGGGAAGTCCGGCGGTATGGTTGAGCACCTGGCGCAGGGTGATCGCACTCTTGCCGTTCCGGGCGAACCCCGGCCAGGATTGGGCGAGGGGGGCGTCATAGTCGAGCAGGCCCCGTTCAGCAAGGATATGGACGGCCGTGGCCGCGATGCCCTTGGTCGTGGAGAAGACGGGGAAAAGTGTCTGTCCGTCGACTTTGATGCCTTTACCGGGATTCGCCAAACCCGCCCAGGCGTCGACGATGAGGTCGCCTTTCCAGTAGGCCGCGACTTGAAGGCCCTGTTCCGAGCCACGGGCCACCATTCCATCGATCAGCTGTTGCACCCTCATTTGGACATTGATAGCCATGGTTATTTCCCTTTTATGGAATCGTTTAAATTCAGAATGCTTGGGGTCCTAAGGACATAGCAGCTGTTGATTTTTTGGATTGGATCGGTGTTTATCATAAAAAAGGCCCGGAACTTTCGTTCCGGGCCATCAGATTGGTAGCGGGGATTGGATTTGAACCAATGACCTTCAGGTTATGAGCCTGACGAGCTACCGGGCTGCTCCACCCCGCAGATGTGTTTCTTCAACAGGTGTAAGAATATATCCGGATAGCGGGTTGAGTGCAATTCTTATTTGAATAAATCTTCCTGCAGATATTCCTTATGCCACAATCAGGGAAACCCTGATTGTGGGTTTGCCTGCGGCTGATAGCGTGATCCCCTGAAAGGAGGGCTGCCTATGAATATACTGTTAATGGATGATGATCCGCATATTTTGTCGCTGTTAAAGGGGGCATTTGTGAAGTGGGGGTATGCCGTCAGCGCCTACACGAACCCCCGTTTGTGTCCGGCTTATTGCGCCGAAACCTGTCCTTGCGTGTTATCGGGAAACGGGTGTCCGGATCTGGTGCTGACCGATGTGAATATGCCGAGTGTTAACGGAATTACCTTTGTAGAAGAATTATTGCGTAAGGGGTGCCAATGCCGGAAAATTGGGATGATGTCCGGCGATTGGAGTGAGTCGCATATCCGTCGAGCCAATGAACTGGGGGTAAGCATCTTCTCCAAACCCTTCCACATTCCCAGTCTGTATGTGTGGGCGTTGGAAGAAAAAAAGCGTATCGCCTGAAAACGAAAATAGACCGCACGAGAATTGGCTGTTAGGGTTGAGCTCAGATGAGTGCATCGAAACAACGTTCTCTGTTGATCATTGCCGGAGTGCTGGTGGTGGCCATTGCCTCTCTGGCGGGGGCCAATCTCTGGTTCCTGAAACAACTGCATGGGCGGAGTTTGCATGATACGGCGGCACGCTCGGTGTTGGGGTTGGGGGCGGAAGTGGCCCGGAATCTGGCACACCACCCGGCCGTTCAATCCGGACCCGACGATCCCCGTCAGTGGGGTGATTTTTCCCGTCTGATCCAGGCCTTGAAGCGGGTCGAGCCGTCCCTGCAGTATGTAACCGTCAATGAAGGCAATGTGACGGTGTTTCATGAGGATCTGTCCATGGTCCAGGCCGCCCCGCTCGAAGAGGGGACGGCCCTTGATGTGAGGCTCGGCCGGAAGTTGTTGGCGACGGCGGGGGGGGTGGTTCCGGTGATTACATTTTCCGCCCCGGCCCCGACGGGTGCCGGGGTGATGCGCGCGGTTCAGATCGCCCTGCGCAAAGAGGCCGTTCAGCAGCGGGAAGAACCGGCGGTCCGTATGCTGGCCATGATGTTCCGGCTTTCGCTGATTACCCTGACGGTGGCCCTGGGGCTGGCGGGGGTATTGGGGGTCTGGATGGTCCGGCATGAACTGGACCGGCAGCGCCGCCACCGGGATGAGGAGCATCTCGCCTTCGCCGGGTTGCTGGCCGATGGGATTATTCATGACGTGCGAAATCCGATGAGTTCACTGCGACTGGATCTGCAGATGCTCGAAAAGGAAACCGCCAAAGCCCCTGAAGGCCGGCTGGACCGGATCAGGGAGCTGGCGCTGCGGGCGCGGGCGACCATGGACCGGATGGATCTGGTGATGCGGGAATTCCTCTATGTATCAAAGCCGGACTCGCGTCAACCGGAGCGGTTTGAAGTGAATGCCTGCCTCACGGACTGTCTGGACTTGCTGGCCCCCCGGTTTGAGCGGGCGGGGATACAGTTAATTTCGACATTATGCGATGAGTCGCTTATGATGACGGGGTACAGCGTCGGATTGAAGCGGGCGATCCTGAATGTGCTGACCAATGCCCAGCAGGTTTCGAGTCCCGGAAAACGGGTAATGCTGGCGTTGGAACGGAGGGGGCACGAAGCGGTTATCAAGGTGGAGGATGAGGGGCCCGGACTGGGGAAGGAGGGGGCGGCCCGTTTATTCAAGCGGTTTGTGTCGGGGCGCCCTGACGGGCTGGGGCTTGGCCTTTATCTGGCCAAAGCCGCGGTTGAGAATAATAAAGGGAGCATTCACGCGGAAAACCGGAATGAGGGAGGGGCGCGCTTCACCCTCATTTTGCCGTTAACGGCCGTTCACGCGGCCCCTCCCGGAAAGGGTGAAATGACATGAGTAAAATTCTTCACGCCTTGATCATCGAAGATTCTGAAGATGATGCCTTCCTCCTGTTGGCCCATTTGAAGCGTGGTGGCTACGAGCCCCACTCCCGCCGCGTGGATAATGCCCGGGATCTTGCCGCGGCGTTGAGCGAACAGAAGTGGGATATTGTTTTTTCAGACCATAATATGCCCCAGTTCAGTTCCATTGAGGCCCTGCAAATGGTGCGGGCGTGCGATGTGGACATCCCCTTCCTGATCGTCTCGGGAAGCATTGGCGAGGAGATGGCGGTGGCCTCCATGAAGGCGGGCGCCCAGGACTACCTGATGAAGGGAAACCTGGCCCGTCTGGTTGTGGCCGTGGACCGTGAACTGAAGGATGCCGGGGAGCGGCGGGCCCGGAGAGTGGCGGAGCGCACGCTGTTGGCTCGTGAGGAGGAATTGCGCATCGCCCGCGAGGTTCAACAGCAACTCTTACCCTCGGTGATGCCCCGGGTGGCCGGTTACGATCTGGCAGGCGCCACCTGTCCCGCTGACGCCACAGGCGGGGATTATTTTGACTTTATCGACTGTTCGGGGGGTGACATTTATGTGGTGGTTGCCGACGTCACCGGGCATGGGCTGGGTCCCGCCCTTCTCATGGCCGATGTCCGGGCCTATCTGAAGGCATTGGTTCTGGCGAACCGGCCGATTGAAGATCTGATGACCCGGACCCGGCACCTCCTGATGGAGGATTTGGGAAGCGACCGGTTTATTACCATGCTGATCGCCCGGTTCAATCCCGCTGAAGGGATGCTCGACGTGATTAACGCCGGTCATCCATCAGGCTATATTCTCGCCGCGGACGGCTGCATCAAAGCGGAGTTGAACGCCCTGGCCCCGGCGCTGGGAATTGATGCGGA
This window harbors:
- a CDS encoding SpoIIE family protein phosphatase: MSKILHALIIEDSEDDAFLLLAHLKRGGYEPHSRRVDNARDLAAALSEQKWDIVFSDHNMPQFSSIEALQMVRACDVDIPFLIVSGSIGEEMAVASMKAGAQDYLMKGNLARLVVAVDRELKDAGERRARRVAERTLLAREEELRIAREVQQQLLPSVMPRVAGYDLAGATCPADATGGDYFDFIDCSGGDIYVVVADVTGHGLGPALLMADVRAYLKALVLANRPIEDLMTRTRHLLMEDLGSDRFITMLIARFNPAEGMLDVINAGHPSGYILAADGCIKAELNALAPALGIDAEVEPLVAHKVQLDKGELVVFLTDGILETCSPAGEELGVSRLLKILHRERDRSAAEIIRILFDEVRQFSAPEGLKDDITALLIKRLSA
- a CDS encoding nitroreductase family protein produces the protein MSKRAKNRATTVEWGCPAINESTCIKCGRCVRICPSLCLHMKDGKPVAGSNDTFGCLACGHCMAVCPSGAIRVTGRDMTGGDVFPLPPPSARATAEALEGSLQARRSVRHYESRPVEKAVIERLLAMASTAPMGFPPSPVGVVVINGRERVQELADDLVAVFRKWLFLKTPVGSVVLRLMMDRLSADLMRNFVLPVSDTIIKARKENKDLLFYDAPCVILFHYPMKDTIEPALACSFATLAAEGLGLGSCMIGTVAPALQGDRKLKSRWGIPEKRFPSMAMTLGYPSVTFLNGIRRRFASVEFVE
- a CDS encoding HAMP domain-containing sensor histidine kinase; its protein translation is MSASKQRSLLIIAGVLVVAIASLAGANLWFLKQLHGRSLHDTAARSVLGLGAEVARNLAHHPAVQSGPDDPRQWGDFSRLIQALKRVEPSLQYVTVNEGNVTVFHEDLSMVQAAPLEEGTALDVRLGRKLLATAGGVVPVITFSAPAPTGAGVMRAVQIALRKEAVQQREEPAVRMLAMMFRLSLITLTVALGLAGVLGVWMVRHELDRQRRHRDEEHLAFAGLLADGIIHDVRNPMSSLRLDLQMLEKETAKAPEGRLDRIRELALRARATMDRMDLVMREFLYVSKPDSRQPERFEVNACLTDCLDLLAPRFERAGIQLISTLCDESLMMTGYSVGLKRAILNVLTNAQQVSSPGKRVMLALERRGHEAVIKVEDEGPGLGKEGAARLFKRFVSGRPDGLGLGLYLAKAAVENNKGSIHAENRNEGGARFTLILPLTAVHAAPPGKGEMT
- a CDS encoding response regulator; this translates as MNILLMDDDPHILSLLKGAFVKWGYAVSAYTNPRLCPAYCAETCPCVLSGNGCPDLVLTDVNMPSVNGITFVEELLRKGCQCRKIGMMSGDWSESHIRRANELGVSIFSKPFHIPSLYVWALEEKKRIA
- a CDS encoding serine hydrolase domain-containing protein, with the protein product MAINVQMRVQQLIDGMVARGSEQGLQVAAYWKGDLIVDAWAGLANPGKGIKVDGQTLFPVFSTTKGIAATAVHILAERGLLDYDAPLAQSWPGFARNGKSAITLRQVLNHTAGLPHMPDCKTLAELTDWRHMCELVAGLTPLWTPGTRTYYHAITFSWLVGEPACQAIGNDFFKIVSEEICQPLGLENSLFIGLPASEDARVAIFEADPNPNPIPPPPAPASPDIVAGRSIPPLVCPLETWINKLEARRGCIPASNGIMTARAIAKHYAALIGEVDGVRLISPDRLRQAVEGPNNGEPDQVIRGLGYSFYDGFHRDHQNAFGHGGAGGSIGLGFIDERLAIGFAKNRMGTSAPDTIPSAEQIITEIRAAVNKK